The Sphingopyxis fribergensis DNA segment GGCCGCGCAGGCGCGCCCGGCCTTTCCGGTCTTGCAAGGGCCTTCTTCTTTGCTGGCTCGGAGAGCCTGCTTGCCTCGCACTGGCCGGTCCGCGACGATGTTGCGGCTGTGCTCACCGTACGCCTGTTCGAGATCTTGCGCGCCAATCCAGCCCTTTCCCGCGCCGAGGCGCTACAGCGCGTCGAGCGCGAAATCCGCAACGACACGCGCGACGATTCCTATCTCAAAAGCTGGTCGCACCCCAGCGCATGGGCACCATTTTCGTTGATCGGAGACGTCGTTCGCTGAGCATTTTACGGTACTGCGACCAACCGCTGACCGCAATTTCGGGCATTTGGTAAGCTTTGATTAACCTTATCGGCCCAGTTTCCATGTGGGGGGCATGGAAGCGGCAGCAGCCGTGCGAATGGAGAGTTCGCAGTGCTCGAAGATAAGACAAGGCCGACATCGGTCGCCGGTCCGCTCGGGCCGGTTACGATTGGCGACCTGCCATCCACGTCGACGACTTACTGGGTCGCGCGGCGCAAGGCCGAACTTCTGGCCGCGATTGACGGTGGGCTGATCGAGATCGAAGTCGCCTGCGAGACATACCGGCTCAGCCGCGAGGAGCTTGCTGCCTGGCGGCACGCGCGCGATCGCGCTGGCGTACCGGGTCTTCGCATAAACAGAATAAGACCGCATCGAGATCAACGTATCGGATAAGACGATGGAACCGCGCGCTCCCCCACAACGGCGCGTGGAGCCATGAGGACGGCGCGAGCAGACTGGTCCCTCTCGCGCCGTCCTTTTAATTTAGCGGCATTTGAGTTCGCCACGGTCGATGGCCCGTCCCAATAGCCCGCCGCCGGCCGCGCCCATGATCGTCCCGACCGTCCGGTCGCGACCGCCGTCGAGCTCGCGTCCGACGAGCGCACCGACGGCTGCGCCGATGATTAGGCCGGTCGTTCCATTCTCCCGGCGGCAGTAATATCGTCCATCCTTCGCTCGCCAGATGCGATCGTTGTGCGACAGGCGGCGCGGCTCATAATAGCGGCCAGAGCCGTCATACAGGCCGCGATCCTTGGCG contains these protein-coding regions:
- a CDS encoding DUF1153 domain-containing protein → MLEDKTRPTSVAGPLGPVTIGDLPSTSTTYWVARRKAELLAAIDGGLIEIEVACETYRLSREELAAWRHARDRAGVPGLRINRIRPHRDQRIG
- a CDS encoding glycine zipper 2TM domain-containing protein, which produces MKKYIAAAVLAALVIPSAPALADPPPWAPAHGKRAKDRGLYDGSGRYYEPRRLSHNDRIWRAKDGRYYCRRENGTTGLIIGAAVGALVGRELDGGRDRTVGTIMGAAGGGLLGRAIDRGELKCR